In the Uranotaenia lowii strain MFRU-FL chromosome 1, ASM2978415v1, whole genome shotgun sequence genome, GCTGGTCTTCTTACCAAGTCACGAGGTCGAAGTCTTGACGAAGAAAAACCCGGATCCGGATGTTGTGATAGTTGCAAGCTGCATGGAGCGGTATCATCTTCTGGATTAACAGCTAACTCACTGGTCCTCGCTTTACACCCAAATGACAAATCCGTTGACGTATTATGGAGTGGTGTTAAGTCTGGGTTAACACTATCCGTCGAAGTTTCTGGAAAATCTGGATCTTTCTCGCCGCCAAGTGTTTCGTCCCAAGGTCCTGAATGTAGGGGAGCTTTGCGGATATCCTTAATGGCCCGAGAGTATTGAACACCCGACTGGCTAGCCACTACAAACTTAGAACCCTGCCTTGCTACAATCTTAAACTTTTCTGACGAGCGTCCTTTTGCCTCATTTCTACTACTGACAAGTACCGAGAATAAGTGTCGATCACAATCAGGAACTCTCCTGTCCCACAACCTGGGATTGAGAGAAAATCAATCTGGACCACTTCCCAGGGACCATCAGGTAGAACTCGGGAAGACAAGGGTAATGGTGGGTTCTTTCTGGCCAGAATAGCACAAGTTTCGCAGGATTTCACGAACTCGGTGGTATCTACGGACATACCCGGCCACCAGAAGAACTCCCGCATGATTCTTTTCATAGCTGATTCTCCAACATGTCCCCCATGCgcatatttcaaaacttttactcGTAGTTCAGCGGGAAGAATAGATCGATCTCCTTTGAACAGCAGAGCTCCGACTCTGTAGATGTTGTTACGCTGAGCCTCGAACTTACGCAGCTCTTTCGGCCATTTATTGGAATCTAAAGACCTTTGTAGCGACTGCAGCTCAGTATCAGACTCAGAAGCTCGTTCAATTTCTTCCCAAGTTATGCTCATTATCCCAGCGTCCACAGAGAAAAGGAAATGGTTGTCGTTGTCTTCGTCAAATGGGATCGCCTCCTTAGTATTCTCAATGAGGCGTGAGAGGGCATCCGCCACATTTTTCTCACCCTTAACCCTTTCGATTCTCATACCATAAGGCTGGCACCTCAGCGACCAAGTTTCAGCTCTAGTCAAAGCTCTTCTACCCAGTCTAAAATTGCTGTTGTAAATGAACTCATTTGCCTCAGCATCTGTTCGTACGACAAAAGATCTGCCGAGTAAATAGAAGCTGAAGCGCTCGACTCCCCAGACTACCGCCAATGCCTCCTTCTGCGTCTGCGGTTACCTTTGTTCGGCGGGTGTCAAAGATTTCGATGCGCACGAGATAACGCGtggcatatttttattattaaattggACAAGTACAGCACCGAGGCCTATCGGGCTGGCGTTCACAAATAGTTCTATAGGATCTGTAATGCTATAATATCCAAGCATTCTGATCGTCTTCAACGCGCTGTTTTGCAGGTAAACAAACTCTTTTTCCTCGTCTTCCTTCGCCAATGCTAGAGTTCGCCAATGCTCTCAAACTTCGAGTCAAGTCCGCTCGATTTTGGATGAATTTATCCATGAACGTGACCAAGCCTAGAAAGCTTTTCACTTCGCCAAAAGTCCTAGGGCGACGAAAT is a window encoding:
- the LOC129737601 gene encoding uncharacterized protein K02A2.6-like; the encoded protein is MRIERVKGEKNVADALSRLIENTKEAIPFDEDNDNHFLFSVDAGIMSITWEEIERASESDTELQSLQRSLDSNKWPKELRKFEAQRNNIYRVGALLFKGDRSILPAELRVKVLKYAHGGHVGESAMKRIMREFFWWPGMSVDTTEFVKSCETCAILARKNPPLPLSSRVLPDGPWEVVQIDFLSIPGCGTGEFLIVIDTYSRYLSVVEMRQKDARQKSLRL